One Carassius auratus strain Wakin chromosome 3, ASM336829v1, whole genome shotgun sequence genomic region harbors:
- the LOC113042648 gene encoding monocarboxylate transporter 7-like, which yields MTGIMSALKGFTSPNVYDEVPDGGWGWMVAAAFFFVEVFTFGIIKIFGIFLQDLMTDFNETNSRVSWVVSICVFVMAFTAPLSMVMSNRFGYQPVVMLGGLLISLGTITTALTNSITEMYITMGIIAGLGYCLTFLPTVTILSQYFSKRRSLITSIASTGECFSLLALAPAMNALKEHMGWRNCLIMIGVMQASIIICGALLKPIVIKPKPAAPDGSTSPLKEAESKYDQENELTRTSLGSVDSGVQSVTSSQINLSEGQESTEENSAENKALKEKEEEENKQPMLPETPLKQEREDPSASRNKLLDFSVLRDASFNCYALFGLFASLGFFAPQLYVIELSVSRGVSRDSATYMLSAMAVAEILGRLSMGWVLNRRPIRKIYILLICTVLLCPVLVIFTFVTEFWGLMSCSCFYGFLLGTVASSHIPMLAEDDVIGIQRMSSAVGVYACIQSFAGLGGPPLGGFLVDMTDNYGSAFYSCAAGMGVGALFLGLVRPAKSGLCLWRRRNDQQTTDRDSSSQGSDYDFVEMDMEIDNGPAKSKPWPV from the exons ATGACAGGAATAATGTCTGCCCTGAAGGGCTTCACAAGCCCCAATGTGTATGATGAGGTGCCTGATGGAGGCTGGGGCTGGATGGTGGCTGCCGCCTTCTTCTTCGTGGAGGTTTTTACCTTTGGCATCATCAAGATTTTTGGGATCTTCCTCCAGGACCTTATGACAGACTTTAATGAAACCAACAGCAGAGTGTCTTGGGTTGTCTCCATCTGTGTCTTTGTTATGGCCTTCACAG CACCTCTTTCCATGGTGATGAGTAACCGTTTTGGCTATCAGCCTGTTGTCATGCTCGGTGGTCTGCTGATCAGCCTGGGTACAATCACAACAGCCCTCACCAACTCCATCACTGAGATGTACATTACCATGGGAATCATTGCAG GCCTGGGTTACTGCCTTACCTTCCTGCCTACAGTTACCATCCTGTCGCAGTACTTCAGCAAGCGCCGTTCCCTCATCACATCCATAGCCTCCACAGGAGAATGCTTCTCCCTGCTAGCACTTGCTCCAG CTATGAATGCACTGAAGGAGCATATGGGCTGGCGCAACTGCTTGATCATGATTGGGGTTATGCAGGCCTCAATTATCATCTGTGGGGCTCTGCTAAAGCCAATAGTCATTAAACCCAAACCCGCTGCCCCAGACGGTTCCACATCCCCCCTTAAAGAAGCGGAATCCAAATATGACCAGGAGAATGAACTCACCCGTACCTCTTTAGGCTCTGTGGACTCAGGGGTCCAATCCGTCACCTCTTCACAGATCAACCTGTCCGAGGGCCAGGAATCTACAGAAGAGAACTCTGCTGAGAACAAAGCACTTAAAGAAAAGGAGGAAGAAGAAAACAAGCAACCAATGCTGCCTGAGACCCCACTCAAACAGGAACGAGAAGACCCGAGCGCCTCTAGGAACAAGTTGTTGGACTTCTCTGTGCTCAGAGACGCCAGTTTCAACTGCTACGCACTGTTTGGCCTGTTCGCCTCTCTGGGCTTCTTTGCTCCGCAGCTCTACGTCATCGAGCTAAGCGTGAGCCGAGGAGTGTCACGTGACAGCGCTACCTACATGCTCTCGGCCATGGCCGTGGCTGAGATTCTAGGACGTCTGTCCATGGGTTGGGTCCTCAATCGCAGGCCCATCCGCAAAATCTACATTCTGCTGATTTGCACGGTGCTGCTCTGTCCAGTGCTGGTCATCTTCACTTTTGTCACTGAGTTCTGGGGGCTCATGTCCTGCTCCTGTTTCTATGGCTTTCTGCTGGGCACCGTGGCCTCCAGTCACATCCCAATGCTGGCTGAAGATGACGTGATCGGCATTCAGAGAATGTCATCGGCTGTTGGCGTCTATGCCTGTATCCAGAGTTTTGCAGGACTGGGAGGTCCACCTTTAGGAG gttttcTGGTAGACATGACGGACAATTACGGATCAGCCTTTTACTCCTGCGCGGCTGGGATGGGAGTCGGTGCTCTGTTTCTTGGGCTGGTGCGTCCAGCCAAATCCGGCCTTTGCCTTTGGAGGAGGAGAAATGACCAGCAAACAACAGACAGAGACTCCAGCTCACAGGGTAGTGATTATGACTTTGTAGAAATGGACATGGAGATTGACAACGGTCCTGCAAAGAGTAAACCTTGGCCAGTATGA
- the LOC113042656 gene encoding WD repeat domain phosphoinositide-interacting protein 1-like isoform X2, translating into METGDVGPGLCCPSFNQDSTSLAVGTKTGYQLFSVTSVDKLDCIHESKTPDVYIVERLFSSSLVVVVSQSMPRRMNVYHFKKGTEICNYSYSNNILAVRLNRQSLVVCLEESIYIHNIKDMKLLKTLLNTPSNPSGLCALSISHSNSFLAYPGSDTIGEIIVYDANNLSTMTMIPAHDSPLAAITFSASGTKLASASERGTVIRVFSIPEGLRLFEFRRGMKRYVNISSLSFSPDAQFLCASSNTETVHIFKLEQHSPSGDEQAPSWSTYVGKMFTAASSYLPAQVSGMMSQDRAFATVRLQMAGQKNVCALAIIQKLPRLLVASSDGQLFIYNIDPQEGGECTLVQKHRVSGSDKDWEETEKAELMEPPQACQSYAATVAIPTSGPVTATLTGYSEDGGAKKGEVIPEHEFAAGPVCLDDETEFPPINWCRDGSGRGKGRRP; encoded by the exons ATGGAGACCGGAGATGTTGGGCCGGGGCTGTGCTGCCCCTCGTTCAACCAGGACTCCAC GTCTTTGGCTGTGGGCACCAAAACTGGATACCAGCTATTCTCTGTGACCTCGGTGGACAAGCTGGACTGCATTCATGAGAGCA AAACTCCAGACGTGTATATCGTGGAAAGGCTTTTCTCCAGCAGCCTGGTTGTGGTGGTGAGTCAGTCCATGCCACGTCGCATGAATGTCTACCACTTCAAAAAGGGCACAGAGATCTGCAACTACAGCTACTCGAACAACATTCTAGCAGTGCGCCTAAACAGACAG AGTCTGGTTGTCTGTCTGGAGGAATCCATctatatacacaatataaaagACATGAAACTCCTGAAGACCCTTCTCAACACACCATCAAACCCATCAG GTCTCTGTGCTCTCTCCATCAGCCATTCCAACTCTTTCTTGGCATATCCAGGAAGTGACACTATTGGGGAAATTATTGTCTACGATGCCAACAATCTG AGCACTATGACCATGATTCCTGCTCATGACAGTCCACTGGCCGCCATCACCTTCAGTGCTTCTGGCACCAAACTGGCCAGTGCTTCTGAAAGG GGCACAGTGATTCGAGTCTTCTCCATCCCAGAGGGACTGCGCTTGTTTGAGTTCCGGCGGGGGATGAAGAG GTATGTCAACATCAGCTCCCTTTCCTTCAGCCCAGATGCTCAGTTCCTCTGTGCCTCAAGCAATACAGAGACGGTGCACATTTTCAAGCTTGAACAGCACAGCCCAAG TGGGGATGAGCAAGCTCCCTCTTGGTCAACATATGTAGGTAAGATGTtcacagcagccagtagctaccTCCCAGCACAGGTGTCAGGCATGATGAGTCAAGACCGAGCCTTTGCTACAGTCCGCCTCCAGATGGCAGGTCAGAAGAATGTCTGTGCCCTGGCAAT aatccagaagCTTCCACGTTTGCTTGTGGCCTCCTCTGATGGGCAGCTATTCATCTATAACATTGATCCTCAAGAAGGGGGTGAATGCACTCTGGTGCAGAAGCACAG GGTGTCTGGATCAGATAAGGATTGGGAGGAGACTGAGAAAGCTGAACTTATGGAGCCACCGCAAGCATGCCAGTCGTATGCTGCCACTGTGGCCATCCCCACCTCTGGACCCGTCACAGCCACTCTCACAG GCTACTCCGAGGACGGCGGAGCTAAGAAGGGTGAGGTGATTCCCGAGCACGAGTTTGCAGCAGGGCCTGTGTGTCTGGACGACGAAACTGAATTTCCTCCC ATAAATTGGTGCCGTGACGGATCTGGGCGAGGCAAGGGGAGACGACCGTGA
- the LOC113042656 gene encoding WD repeat domain phosphoinositide-interacting protein 1-like isoform X1: protein METGDVGPGLCCPSFNQDSTSLAVGTKTGYQLFSVTSVDKLDCIHESTETPDVYIVERLFSSSLVVVVSQSMPRRMNVYHFKKGTEICNYSYSNNILAVRLNRQSLVVCLEESIYIHNIKDMKLLKTLLNTPSNPSGLCALSISHSNSFLAYPGSDTIGEIIVYDANNLSTMTMIPAHDSPLAAITFSASGTKLASASERGTVIRVFSIPEGLRLFEFRRGMKRYVNISSLSFSPDAQFLCASSNTETVHIFKLEQHSPSGDEQAPSWSTYVGKMFTAASSYLPAQVSGMMSQDRAFATVRLQMAGQKNVCALAIIQKLPRLLVASSDGQLFIYNIDPQEGGECTLVQKHRVSGSDKDWEETEKAELMEPPQACQSYAATVAIPTSGPVTATLTGYSEDGGAKKGEVIPEHEFAAGPVCLDDETEFPPINWCRDGSGRGKGRRP from the exons ATGGAGACCGGAGATGTTGGGCCGGGGCTGTGCTGCCCCTCGTTCAACCAGGACTCCAC GTCTTTGGCTGTGGGCACCAAAACTGGATACCAGCTATTCTCTGTGACCTCGGTGGACAAGCTGGACTGCATTCATGAGAGCA CAGAAACTCCAGACGTGTATATCGTGGAAAGGCTTTTCTCCAGCAGCCTGGTTGTGGTGGTGAGTCAGTCCATGCCACGTCGCATGAATGTCTACCACTTCAAAAAGGGCACAGAGATCTGCAACTACAGCTACTCGAACAACATTCTAGCAGTGCGCCTAAACAGACAG AGTCTGGTTGTCTGTCTGGAGGAATCCATctatatacacaatataaaagACATGAAACTCCTGAAGACCCTTCTCAACACACCATCAAACCCATCAG GTCTCTGTGCTCTCTCCATCAGCCATTCCAACTCTTTCTTGGCATATCCAGGAAGTGACACTATTGGGGAAATTATTGTCTACGATGCCAACAATCTG AGCACTATGACCATGATTCCTGCTCATGACAGTCCACTGGCCGCCATCACCTTCAGTGCTTCTGGCACCAAACTGGCCAGTGCTTCTGAAAGG GGCACAGTGATTCGAGTCTTCTCCATCCCAGAGGGACTGCGCTTGTTTGAGTTCCGGCGGGGGATGAAGAG GTATGTCAACATCAGCTCCCTTTCCTTCAGCCCAGATGCTCAGTTCCTCTGTGCCTCAAGCAATACAGAGACGGTGCACATTTTCAAGCTTGAACAGCACAGCCCAAG TGGGGATGAGCAAGCTCCCTCTTGGTCAACATATGTAGGTAAGATGTtcacagcagccagtagctaccTCCCAGCACAGGTGTCAGGCATGATGAGTCAAGACCGAGCCTTTGCTACAGTCCGCCTCCAGATGGCAGGTCAGAAGAATGTCTGTGCCCTGGCAAT aatccagaagCTTCCACGTTTGCTTGTGGCCTCCTCTGATGGGCAGCTATTCATCTATAACATTGATCCTCAAGAAGGGGGTGAATGCACTCTGGTGCAGAAGCACAG GGTGTCTGGATCAGATAAGGATTGGGAGGAGACTGAGAAAGCTGAACTTATGGAGCCACCGCAAGCATGCCAGTCGTATGCTGCCACTGTGGCCATCCCCACCTCTGGACCCGTCACAGCCACTCTCACAG GCTACTCCGAGGACGGCGGAGCTAAGAAGGGTGAGGTGATTCCCGAGCACGAGTTTGCAGCAGGGCCTGTGTGTCTGGACGACGAAACTGAATTTCCTCCC ATAAATTGGTGCCGTGACGGATCTGGGCGAGGCAAGGGGAGACGACCGTGA
- the LOC113042665 gene encoding actin-related protein 2/3 complex subunit 1A-like: MSLYSFGLEPLSCHAWNKDRTQIAISPNSNVVHIYQKQGKEWTKIHELTEHSGRITGIDWAPESNRIVTCASDRNAYVWTLKDGVWKPTLVLVRINRAATCVKWSPLENKFALGSGAKLISVCYFEKENDWWLSKHIKKPINSTVLSLDWHPNNILLAAGSADLHCRIFSAYIKDIEDKPGPTPWGSKMPFGEVLLEYKECGGWVHSVCFSPSGDALAWVSHNSAISVASATQGKEVTQLTTGHLPLLSVLYVSETEIVAAGHDCCPYQFSYKGPGCLEFVKKVDIPKQSSKGNKSAMQHFRNLDKKATAEEEESELACLHQNSITELCVLEGPKAKVEKFSSVGLDGAMVVWDFKH; encoded by the exons ATGTCCCTCTATAGCTTTGGATTGGAGCCTCTGTCCTGTCATGCCTGGAACAAAGACCGGACAC aaatcGCAATAAGCCCCAACAGCAATGTTGTGCACATTTACCAAAAGCAAGGAAAGGAATGGACTAAGATTCATGAACTGACAGAACACAGCGGCAGAATCACAG GGATTGATTGGGCCCCAGAGTCCAACCGTATCGTGACATGTGCCTCAGATAGGAATGCCTATGTATGGACGCTTAAGGACGGGGTTTGGAAGCCAACACTGGTGCTGGTTCGCATTAATCGAGCTGCCACATGTGTCAAGTGGTCACCTCTTGAGAACAAGTTTGCTCTTGGAAGTGGGGCCAAACTTATTTCAGTGTGCTATTTCGAAAAAGAAAATGACTG GTGGCTGAGTAAGCATATCAAGAAGCCCATTAACTCCACCGTTCTGAGTCTAGACTGGCATCCCAACAACATACTGCTGGCAGCCGGCTCTGCTGACCTCCACTGCAG AATTTTTTCTGCATATATCAAGGACATTGAGGACAAGCCTGGGCCAACACCCTGGGGATCCAAAATGCCCTTTGGAGAGGTGCTTCTGGAGTATAAAGAGTGCGGTGGCTGGGTGCACAGTGTCTGTTTTTCTCCATCTGGTGATGCTCTGGCCTGGGTTAGCCACAACAGCGCCATCAGTGTAGCAAGTGCCACACAGGGAAAAGA GGTTACTCAGCTGACAACAGGACATCTTCCATTGCTGAGCGTGCTGTATGTCAGTGAGACTGAGATTGTAGCTGCA GGCCACGACTGTTGCCCTTATCAGTTCTCATACAAGGGTCCTGGATGCTTGGAGTTTGTGAAGAAAGTGGACATTCCCAAGCAGAGCTCCAAGGGCAACAAGTCTGCCATGCAACATTTCCGTAATCTGGACAAAAAAGCGACTGCTGAGGAGGAAGAAAGCGAGTTGGCCTGTCTGCACCAGAACAGCATCAC TGAGCTATGTGTTCTGGAAGGGCCGAAAGCCAAGGTGGAGAAATTCAGCAGTGTGGGATTAGATGGTGCCATGGTGGTCTGGGATTTCAAG CACTGA